A portion of the Acidobacteriaceae bacterium genome contains these proteins:
- a CDS encoding FAD-linked oxidase C-terminal domain-containing protein: MQSSASDPVEIPPVMLAELSRVLGSGLILNKAELQTYECDGLTNFRAVPGAVVLPRTSAEVQAVVRLCHQHKIPFVARGAGTGLSGGALPLEGCVVIGLARMNRILAVDFDNERVVAEPGVTNAQVTERVRSQGYFFAPDPSSQTVCTLGGNIAENAGGAHCLKYGFTTTHVVGCEVVLSDGTLTWLGSEHGVAETPGYDLLGVFVGSEGTLGVVTKVVLRIVRRPETVQTLLAAFDAIGAAAQTVSDVIASGTLASAMEIMDRTAIIASEAAVHAGYPECEALLLVELDGPTSEVLAQMKTVRELAERNGATEQRLAQSDAERAVVWKGRKAAFAAMGRVSPNYIVQDGVIPRTALPRVLAQFEELSRETGLRIANVFHAGDGNLHPMVLYDGSIAGEEARALEVSYQLLRLCVDAGGSITGEHGVGREKQCEMSYMYALPDLAVMQRVRRAFDPQNLANPDKLFPTPRLCGEQHNGPYREHPLVTAGVAEIF; encoded by the coding sequence ATGCAAAGTTCCGCAAGCGATCCCGTAGAGATTCCGCCGGTCATGCTTGCGGAGCTTTCGCGTGTGCTTGGTTCAGGGCTGATTCTGAACAAGGCAGAGCTACAAACCTATGAGTGCGATGGCCTGACAAACTTCCGAGCGGTGCCGGGAGCAGTTGTGTTGCCGCGAACCTCAGCCGAGGTACAGGCTGTCGTCCGGCTTTGCCATCAGCACAAAATTCCGTTTGTGGCGCGTGGAGCGGGCACGGGGCTGAGCGGAGGCGCGCTGCCGCTTGAAGGTTGCGTGGTAATCGGGCTTGCCCGCATGAACCGCATTCTTGCGGTGGACTTCGACAACGAGCGTGTAGTGGCAGAGCCAGGCGTGACGAATGCGCAGGTGACAGAACGCGTTCGTTCACAGGGCTACTTCTTTGCACCCGATCCTTCGTCGCAAACGGTATGCACGCTGGGTGGGAACATTGCGGAGAACGCTGGTGGAGCGCACTGCCTGAAGTATGGCTTTACGACGACGCATGTGGTGGGCTGCGAGGTCGTGCTGTCGGACGGCACGCTGACATGGCTTGGAAGCGAGCACGGCGTGGCCGAGACTCCTGGGTACGATCTGCTGGGCGTGTTTGTGGGCAGTGAAGGCACGCTGGGCGTTGTAACCAAGGTGGTCCTGCGGATCGTACGCCGCCCGGAGACAGTTCAGACGCTGCTCGCCGCGTTCGATGCTATTGGAGCCGCGGCGCAGACGGTGAGCGATGTCATTGCGAGCGGCACGCTGGCGTCGGCGATGGAAATTATGGACCGTACAGCCATCATCGCCAGCGAGGCGGCTGTTCATGCCGGTTATCCGGAGTGTGAGGCGCTGTTGCTAGTGGAGTTGGACGGGCCGACGAGCGAGGTGCTAGCGCAGATGAAGACGGTTCGCGAGCTGGCAGAACGCAATGGAGCCACGGAACAACGGCTGGCGCAGAGTGATGCTGAACGGGCCGTGGTGTGGAAGGGGCGCAAGGCTGCGTTTGCTGCGATGGGGCGAGTGTCGCCGAACTACATCGTGCAGGACGGCGTGATTCCCCGTACCGCGTTGCCACGCGTGCTGGCGCAGTTCGAGGAGTTGAGCCGTGAAACAGGCCTGCGAATTGCGAACGTCTTCCATGCAGGGGATGGCAATCTGCATCCGATGGTCCTTTACGATGGGTCGATTGCAGGTGAAGAAGCTCGTGCTCTCGAGGTCTCCTATCAACTGCTGCGGCTGTGCGTCGATGCGGGCGGGTCGATCACCGGCGAGCATGGCGTGGGCCGCGAGAAGCAGTGCGAGATGAGCTACATGTACGCCCTGCCGGACCTGGCCGTCATGCAACGAGTACGACGCGCGTTCGATCCGCAGAACCTTGCGAACCCTGACAAACTTTTCCCCACGCCGCGTTTGTGCGGTGAACAACATAACGGACCGTATCGCGAGCATCCGCTGGTAACGGCCGGTGTCGCGGAGATCTTTTAA
- a CDS encoding TIGR00282 family metallophosphoesterase — protein MNILFVGDVFGSAGRHIVREHLPHVVETNAVDLLIINGENAAGGFGITPSIAEELYDLGAHVITTGNHIWDKKEIFEYMSVPEDSHDRNRRIIRPANYNDKAPGYGVYQGALPNGQEFAVFNMQGRVFMSSCDDPFRKADEILSQLTAKVILLDFHAEATSEKVAMGWYLDGRVTAVLGTHTHIPTADERVLPGGTAFQTDVGMSGPYDSVIGVETELVLKRFLTGMPGKFEAAKGNPKMCATLIECDGATGRAYRVQRIMLGE, from the coding sequence GTGAATATTCTCTTTGTCGGTGATGTTTTCGGTTCGGCCGGGCGTCACATCGTTCGCGAACATCTACCCCATGTCGTTGAGACCAATGCTGTCGATCTGCTGATCATCAACGGCGAGAACGCTGCCGGTGGTTTCGGCATTACGCCGTCGATCGCAGAAGAGCTGTACGACCTTGGCGCGCACGTCATCACGACCGGAAACCACATCTGGGACAAAAAGGAAATCTTTGAGTACATGTCGGTCCCGGAGGACTCGCACGACCGCAATCGCCGCATTATTCGGCCTGCGAACTATAACGACAAGGCGCCAGGCTATGGCGTCTACCAGGGTGCGTTGCCAAACGGGCAGGAGTTCGCAGTTTTCAACATGCAGGGGCGTGTCTTTATGAGCTCCTGCGATGACCCGTTCCGCAAAGCGGACGAGATTCTGTCGCAGCTTACGGCGAAGGTCATTCTGTTGGACTTCCATGCAGAAGCGACGAGCGAAAAGGTAGCGATGGGTTGGTACCTCGACGGCCGCGTGACCGCGGTGCTGGGGACACATACGCATATTCCGACGGCGGATGAACGCGTGTTGCCGGGTGGCACCGCGTTCCAGACGGACGTAGGCATGAGCGGACCTTATGACTCGGTCATTGGTGTGGAGACGGAGCTTGTGCTGAAGCGTTTCCTGACCGGAATGCCGGGCAAGTTTGAAGCCGCGAAGGGCAACCCCAAAATGTGCGCGACCCTGATTGAGTGCGACGGCGCCACCGGCCGCGCGTACCGCGTACAACGCATCATGCTGGGCGAGTAA
- the aceB gene encoding malate synthase A yields MSLPTGVEVHATTAEKYEKILSPEALAFAVALHREFNPTRKELLAKRVERQARLDAGEKLAFLPETANVRNSEWTVAPIPADIQDRRVEITGPVDRKMIINALNSGSKVFMADFEDSSTPTWENLLDGQLNLFDAVRRTITYKDPNTGKDYALKEKTAVLFVRARGWHMEERHVLVDGEYMSASIFDFALYFFHNAKEALSRGTGPYYYLPKMESHLEARLWNSIFVRAQEMHGVPQGSIKATCLIETILATFEMDEFLYELREHSAGLNCGRWDYIFSFIKKLAADETMLLPDRSQVTMAVPFMSKYSKLCIKTCHRRNVHAMGGMSALIPIKNDPEANEKAIAGVRADKEREATNGHDGTWVAHPALVAVALEVFDRIMPTPNQITKQLPDFHVTAAELVEVPEGTISEAGLKQNVAVGLGYLEAWLRGIGCVPLFNLMEDAATAEISRAQLWQWVHHHATLEDGRPVTAELCDRHIDAELERAKDAYPPARFEAYTHAAFLMREFIKAPKFQDFLTTAAYARVLDTEIYSA; encoded by the coding sequence ATGAGTTTGCCGACAGGCGTTGAAGTTCACGCCACGACTGCCGAGAAGTACGAAAAGATTCTGTCCCCAGAGGCGCTTGCGTTTGCAGTTGCCCTGCACCGCGAGTTCAACCCGACCCGTAAAGAGCTGCTCGCGAAGCGAGTGGAGCGTCAGGCTCGCCTTGATGCCGGAGAGAAGCTCGCCTTTCTGCCCGAGACAGCGAACGTTCGTAACAGCGAGTGGACGGTTGCTCCCATCCCTGCCGACATTCAGGACCGTCGTGTAGAAATTACCGGGCCCGTTGATCGCAAGATGATCATCAACGCGTTGAACTCTGGCTCGAAGGTCTTCATGGCAGACTTTGAGGATTCGAGCACGCCGACTTGGGAGAACCTGCTCGACGGACAGCTCAACCTCTTCGACGCAGTTCGCCGTACGATCACCTACAAAGACCCGAACACCGGCAAAGATTACGCGCTAAAGGAGAAGACCGCTGTTCTCTTCGTCCGGGCGCGCGGATGGCACATGGAAGAGCGTCATGTACTCGTAGACGGCGAGTACATGAGTGCGTCAATCTTCGACTTTGCCCTGTACTTCTTCCATAACGCGAAGGAAGCACTTTCGCGCGGAACAGGACCGTACTACTACCTGCCAAAGATGGAGTCGCATCTCGAGGCGCGGTTGTGGAACTCGATCTTCGTGCGTGCGCAGGAGATGCACGGTGTGCCGCAAGGCTCGATCAAGGCAACCTGCCTGATTGAAACGATTCTTGCGACGTTCGAGATGGATGAGTTTCTGTATGAGTTGCGCGAGCACTCGGCCGGCTTGAATTGCGGCCGCTGGGACTACATCTTCTCTTTCATCAAAAAGCTTGCCGCAGACGAAACCATGCTGCTACCGGACCGCTCGCAGGTCACGATGGCCGTGCCGTTCATGAGCAAGTACTCCAAGCTCTGCATCAAGACCTGCCATCGCCGCAACGTTCACGCGATGGGCGGCATGAGTGCTCTGATTCCGATCAAGAATGATCCCGAAGCGAACGAAAAAGCCATTGCCGGCGTGCGCGCGGACAAGGAGCGCGAAGCCACCAACGGGCACGACGGCACATGGGTAGCGCATCCCGCGCTCGTAGCCGTAGCGCTGGAAGTCTTCGACCGCATTATGCCGACACCGAACCAGATCACCAAGCAACTGCCTGACTTCCATGTGACGGCAGCAGAGCTAGTGGAAGTGCCGGAAGGAACGATCTCAGAGGCAGGGCTCAAGCAGAACGTTGCTGTTGGGCTTGGCTATCTCGAGGCATGGCTTCGCGGCATTGGCTGTGTCCCTCTCTTCAACCTGATGGAAGATGCGGCGACAGCCGAGATCTCGCGGGCGCAGCTCTGGCAGTGGGTTCATCATCATGCAACGCTTGAAGACGGACGCCCCGTAACCGCTGAACTTTGCGATCGACACATCGATGCAGAGCTCGAGCGAGCGAAGGACGCCTATCCGCCCGCACGCTTCGAGGCCTACACCCATGCAGCGTTTCTGATGCGCGAGTTCATCAAGGCACCGAAGTTCCAGGACTTCCTGACGACCGCAGCGTATGCGCGTGTGCTCGACACCGAAATCTACTCCGCATAG
- a CDS encoding heterodisulfide reductase-related iron-sulfur binding cluster, whose amino-acid sequence MAANESTGVAPQSLVSIGAGVKPSAFDAHHAPEKHVMDTCVHCGFCLPACPTYTLWGNEMDSPRGRIWMMRKASVGEAPLDTTFQQHIDHCLGCMSCVTACPSGVEYNKLIEDTRAQVERNVPRTLADRAFRRMLFATFPHPKRLRLLGVPLAVYQRSGLQKLVRSSGLLQLLPRRLAAMDALLPKVPLNPFHSLAKHHTAQATARGRVAILAGCVQDAFFDPVNQATARVLTAYGYEVAAPQDAGCCGALLVHSGLEAQAMVYARRAIAAFERTGAEYVVLNAAGCGSTMKEYGHLLRDDVEWAARAQSFSAKCRDITELLTGVDDGPVFHPLTMTIAYHDACHLRHAQGIHAAPRSLLGRIPGVELREIAEANLCCGSAGVYNLLYPETAEELGDRKAANVLATEAQALVSANPGCLLQLAASLRRQGHGEVPAFHTVEVLDASIQGRTIEELLGVRRSEAK is encoded by the coding sequence ATGGCGGCGAACGAAAGTACGGGCGTGGCTCCACAAAGCCTTGTCAGCATTGGCGCAGGGGTGAAGCCGTCTGCATTCGACGCTCACCATGCTCCCGAAAAACACGTAATGGATACGTGCGTCCACTGTGGCTTTTGCCTTCCAGCCTGCCCGACGTACACGCTTTGGGGCAATGAGATGGACTCGCCGCGTGGACGCATCTGGATGATGCGCAAGGCAAGCGTGGGCGAAGCCCCGCTGGATACGACGTTCCAGCAGCATATCGACCACTGCCTCGGCTGCATGAGCTGCGTAACCGCATGTCCTTCGGGCGTGGAGTACAACAAGCTGATCGAAGACACACGTGCTCAGGTGGAGCGCAACGTGCCGCGAACGCTGGCGGACCGGGCGTTTCGTCGGATGCTGTTTGCGACCTTCCCTCACCCCAAACGGCTTCGCCTGCTGGGCGTTCCACTCGCGGTGTACCAGCGGAGTGGTCTGCAGAAGCTTGTGCGTTCCTCGGGTTTGTTGCAGCTTCTTCCTCGGCGACTTGCAGCCATGGATGCTCTGCTACCAAAGGTTCCGCTGAACCCGTTTCACTCTCTTGCGAAGCACCATACCGCGCAGGCAACAGCACGGGGACGCGTGGCGATCCTCGCGGGTTGCGTGCAGGATGCGTTCTTTGACCCGGTGAACCAGGCGACGGCGCGGGTGCTGACGGCATACGGCTATGAGGTGGCTGCTCCCCAAGATGCTGGCTGCTGTGGAGCTCTGCTGGTGCATAGCGGACTTGAAGCACAGGCCATGGTCTATGCCAGGCGAGCGATTGCGGCGTTCGAACGGACGGGCGCAGAGTACGTGGTGTTGAACGCCGCAGGTTGCGGATCAACGATGAAGGAGTACGGCCATCTGCTGCGCGACGATGTGGAGTGGGCGGCGCGGGCGCAGTCATTTTCCGCGAAGTGCCGAGACATTACAGAGTTGCTGACTGGCGTAGACGATGGTCCCGTTTTTCATCCGTTGACGATGACGATTGCCTATCACGATGCCTGTCATCTACGTCATGCGCAAGGCATCCATGCGGCTCCTCGATCATTGCTCGGCCGCATACCCGGCGTCGAGTTGAGGGAGATTGCGGAAGCGAATCTCTGCTGTGGATCAGCGGGCGTGTACAACCTGCTCTACCCGGAAACGGCTGAAGAGCTTGGCGACCGTAAAGCAGCCAACGTGCTGGCGACCGAGGCGCAGGCGTTGGTGAGCGCGAATCCGGGTTGCCTGCTACAGCTGGCAGCGTCCCTGCGTCGTCAGGGGCATGGCGAAGTGCCTGCCTTTCATACCGTCGAAGTTCTGGATGCGTCGATTCAGGGTAGGACGATCGAAGAGCTGCTGGGAGTTCGACGGAGCGAGGCAAAGTGA
- a CDS encoding FAD-binding oxidoreductase: MRELSPALLHELEEAAGASLETTDAMRVLAPVSTEHVAVVMKIASREKLVVTPAGAGTKSGWGNDVAADLMLSTRELAGVREHVWQDLTATVGAGTTWAAMQESLAQHGQRVALDAFAAEAATVGGVLATNDSGLLRLRYGSLRDLVLGVTVVLADGTIARSGGKVVKNVAGYDLPKLFLGSFGTLGIVTEMTFRLHPIPAVAKSFTARSTDALELAEFMKRALAASLAIERLQMRNESTAFALDVELASDASVVNEHAIRLEELAGALVLTTADAGVWQVRDEVLKANAEATVLKITALPAKLAPLLAGFAQLSQQPDHHFRAVVDPVGVVTVSCEAPPETVVATVEDLRARLRSSGGNVVVLQRGWLPSLIDAWGIPPQAIDMMRAVKEEFDPAATLNTGKFVGGL; encoded by the coding sequence ATGCGTGAACTCTCTCCTGCTCTGCTCCACGAACTTGAAGAAGCTGCCGGTGCGTCATTGGAGACGACCGATGCGATGCGTGTGCTCGCTCCGGTGTCTACCGAACATGTAGCCGTAGTGATGAAGATTGCTTCGCGCGAGAAACTGGTGGTGACTCCTGCTGGCGCCGGAACAAAAAGCGGCTGGGGCAACGATGTCGCGGCGGACCTGATGCTGAGCACGCGTGAGTTGGCGGGTGTGCGTGAGCACGTGTGGCAGGACCTGACGGCGACAGTTGGAGCGGGAACGACGTGGGCAGCGATGCAGGAGAGCCTTGCGCAACATGGGCAGCGTGTGGCGCTCGATGCGTTCGCCGCAGAGGCTGCAACTGTTGGTGGAGTGCTGGCGACGAACGACAGTGGATTGCTGCGGCTGCGCTATGGCTCGCTGCGAGACCTGGTGCTGGGCGTGACCGTGGTGCTGGCCGATGGAACTATTGCACGCTCTGGCGGCAAGGTCGTGAAGAACGTCGCGGGGTACGATCTGCCGAAGCTCTTCCTGGGATCGTTTGGAACGCTGGGCATCGTGACAGAGATGACCTTTCGCCTGCATCCCATACCTGCCGTCGCGAAGAGCTTTACGGCACGGTCGACGGATGCGTTGGAGCTGGCAGAGTTTATGAAGCGGGCGCTTGCGGCATCACTCGCGATTGAGCGTCTGCAGATGCGGAACGAGAGCACAGCGTTCGCACTGGATGTGGAGTTGGCGTCGGATGCTTCCGTCGTAAACGAACATGCGATCCGGCTGGAAGAACTGGCTGGAGCGTTAGTGTTGACGACGGCAGATGCGGGCGTATGGCAGGTGCGGGATGAAGTGTTGAAGGCAAACGCCGAAGCCACCGTGCTGAAGATTACCGCGCTGCCTGCGAAGCTCGCACCGCTGCTGGCAGGCTTTGCGCAGCTTTCGCAGCAGCCGGATCATCACTTCCGTGCGGTGGTCGATCCTGTTGGCGTGGTAACCGTTTCATGTGAAGCTCCGCCAGAAACAGTCGTCGCTACCGTTGAGGATTTGCGTGCCCGACTGCGTTCGAGCGGAGGCAACGTGGTGGTGCTGCAGCGTGGATGGCTGCCTTCGTTGATCGACGCCTGGGGAATTCCGCCACAAGCAATCGACATGATGCGTGCTGTGAAAGAAGAGTTTGACCCTGCCGCGACGCTGAACACCGGCAAGTTCGTCGGAGGCCTCTAA
- a CDS encoding YciI family protein, with the protein MYVITLIYRQPLDVVDRFRAEHHQFLDALYSDGTLLASGPQVPRTGGVLIANGSIDRDVLMKTLERDPFWREQLAEYSVVSFQATKKCKQLEGFE; encoded by the coding sequence ATGTACGTCATCACGCTGATTTATCGGCAACCACTGGACGTCGTCGACAGGTTCCGTGCCGAGCACCATCAGTTTCTGGATGCTTTGTACTCTGACGGAACGCTGTTGGCTTCCGGCCCTCAGGTGCCGCGTACCGGTGGCGTGTTGATCGCGAACGGCAGTATCGACCGGGACGTTCTTATGAAGACTCTTGAGCGTGACCCGTTCTGGCGCGAGCAGCTCGCTGAATACAGCGTCGTCAGCTTTCAGGCTACGAAGAAGTGCAAGCAGCTCGAAGGCTTCGAATAG
- a CDS encoding dehydrogenase E1 component subunit alpha/beta, whose protein sequence is MAQKTSTGSKKRAAGESSYSGLSKEELIRFYRLMYTSRRVDDREILLKRQQKIFFQISCAGHEALLVAAGMAMKPGYDWFFPYYRDRAICLALGNTPEEQLLQAVGAASDPASGGRQMPSHWTSKRLNIVSPSSSTATQCLHAIGCAEAGRFFTHHPDAVPKHDGDYREFKDVTFHGDEVTYVSIGEGSTSQGEFWESLNTASNGKLPVVYVVEDNGYAISTPVEANTPGGNISKLIANFPNFHFAEVDGTDAIASYQAMVEAVAYCRAGKGPALVHGHVIRPYSHSLSDDERNYRSAEELEADALRDPIAKMQVWLIREGVLDADAIKQLEKEVDLEVQQAADAALAALPAQPESIFVHQYSEDLKPNDPRYATTPQFDGDDRTMADLINATLRDEMARDERIVIFGEDVADATRDEPLRAGKLKGKGGVFKLTSGLQKEFGNDRVWNSPLAEANITGRAIGMAVRGMKPVVEIQFFDYIWPAVHQMRNELSVMRWRSNGQFTSPLVMRVPIGGYLTGGSIYHSQSGESIFTHTPGIRIVMPSNALDAAGLLRTAIRCDDPVLFLEHKRLYREAFGRAPYPGPEYAIPFGKAKIVRPGKDLTVITYGAVVPRALQAAQRIEREKGIDVEVIDLRSLSPYDWEAIAESVKKTNKVLVAHEDMLSWGYGAEIAARIGDELFHDLDAPVRRVAGLDTFVAYQPLLEDVILPQPEKIFQAMVALAAF, encoded by the coding sequence TTGGCGCAGAAGACATCGACGGGTAGCAAGAAGCGCGCGGCAGGCGAATCCTCCTACAGTGGACTATCGAAAGAAGAGCTGATTCGTTTCTACCGGCTGATGTACACCTCTCGCCGCGTAGATGATCGCGAGATTCTTCTAAAGCGTCAGCAGAAGATCTTCTTCCAGATCTCGTGCGCCGGGCATGAAGCGCTTCTCGTTGCGGCTGGTATGGCGATGAAGCCGGGTTATGACTGGTTCTTCCCCTACTACCGTGATCGTGCCATCTGCCTCGCACTTGGCAACACCCCCGAAGAGCAGTTGCTGCAGGCTGTTGGCGCAGCCAGCGACCCTGCCAGCGGCGGTCGTCAGATGCCCTCGCACTGGACGTCCAAGCGGCTGAACATCGTTTCGCCAAGCTCTTCAACGGCAACGCAGTGCCTGCACGCCATCGGCTGCGCAGAAGCAGGGCGTTTCTTTACGCATCATCCCGACGCGGTGCCAAAGCATGATGGCGACTACCGCGAGTTCAAAGATGTCACCTTCCACGGCGACGAGGTGACCTACGTCTCGATCGGCGAGGGCTCTACCTCGCAGGGGGAGTTCTGGGAGTCGTTGAATACGGCGTCAAACGGAAAGCTGCCTGTTGTCTACGTTGTTGAAGACAATGGCTACGCCATCTCCACGCCGGTAGAGGCGAATACCCCGGGCGGCAACATCTCGAAGCTCATCGCCAACTTTCCGAACTTTCACTTCGCGGAAGTCGACGGCACGGACGCTATTGCGAGCTACCAGGCGATGGTGGAAGCTGTGGCCTACTGCCGCGCGGGCAAGGGCCCGGCGCTGGTCCACGGGCATGTCATCCGCCCCTACTCGCACTCGCTTTCGGACGACGAGCGGAACTACCGTTCTGCTGAAGAGCTTGAAGCCGATGCTCTGCGTGATCCCATTGCGAAGATGCAGGTGTGGCTGATTCGCGAAGGCGTTCTTGATGCAGACGCGATCAAGCAGCTGGAGAAGGAAGTCGATTTGGAGGTGCAGCAAGCCGCAGACGCTGCACTCGCCGCGCTGCCTGCGCAGCCGGAGTCGATCTTCGTCCACCAGTACTCGGAAGACCTGAAGCCCAACGATCCGCGTTATGCCACGACGCCACAGTTTGACGGCGACGATCGCACGATGGCCGACCTGATCAACGCGACACTGCGTGACGAAATGGCTCGCGATGAGCGCATTGTCATCTTCGGCGAAGACGTTGCCGACGCTACGCGTGATGAACCTCTTCGCGCTGGAAAGCTAAAGGGTAAGGGCGGCGTCTTCAAGCTGACCTCTGGGCTGCAGAAAGAGTTTGGCAACGACCGCGTTTGGAACTCTCCGCTTGCGGAAGCCAACATCACGGGTCGCGCTATCGGCATGGCTGTGCGTGGCATGAAGCCCGTTGTCGAGATTCAGTTCTTCGATTACATCTGGCCTGCCGTCCACCAGATGCGCAACGAACTGAGCGTGATGCGCTGGCGCTCGAACGGGCAGTTCACCTCGCCGCTTGTTATGCGTGTTCCCATCGGTGGCTACCTCACCGGCGGCTCGATCTATCATTCGCAGTCGGGCGAGAGCATCTTCACGCACACCCCGGGCATTCGCATCGTTATGCCCTCGAACGCTCTGGATGCTGCCGGTCTGTTGCGCACAGCGATCCGTTGCGATGACCCCGTGCTCTTCCTTGAGCACAAGCGTTTGTACCGCGAGGCCTTTGGCCGCGCGCCGTATCCGGGCCCTGAGTATGCAATTCCGTTTGGCAAGGCCAAGATCGTTCGCCCTGGCAAGGACCTCACCGTGATCACCTACGGCGCTGTCGTTCCGCGAGCGTTGCAAGCCGCACAGCGCATCGAGCGCGAGAAGGGGATTGACGTTGAAGTCATCGATCTTCGCTCGCTCAGCCCGTATGACTGGGAAGCCATTGCAGAGAGCGTAAAGAAGACGAACAAGGTGCTCGTCGCGCACGAAGACATGTTGAGCTGGGGCTATGGTGCCGAGATCGCAGCACGCATCGGCGACGAGCTCTTCCATGATCTTGATGCACCGGTTCGCCGCGTCGCTGGTTTGGATACGTTCGTTGCCTACCAGCCGCTGCTGGAAGACGTCATTCTGCCGCAGCCGGAGAAGATCTTCCAGGCTATGGTCGCCCTCGCTGCGTTCTAG
- a CDS encoding fumarylacetoacetate hydrolase family protein, with protein MTGTREAVLLQTTDILLDARRSGRVITDLPADMVPESMEEAYAVQDRIAEAFGMVGGWKIGAPNAEATPLFGPMPAAWISAGGSILDGERWRYRGLEAEIAFLVGQDLPPRETPYTREEVMAAMASCHPAIEVLEAAFADPTQATRLAAFADLQMHGGFVYGPAVENWQSIDWNAEDVVLTVDGVVRVERTGSNTSGDLVKLLPWLANEGAYRTGGLRKGQWITTGSWTGNTPAAAGSVVEASFAHAGKVELRFA; from the coding sequence ATGACCGGAACCCGCGAGGCTGTTCTTCTTCAAACCACCGATATTCTTCTTGATGCACGCCGCAGCGGACGTGTGATTACCGATCTGCCTGCGGATATGGTGCCTGAGTCCATGGAAGAAGCGTATGCCGTGCAGGATCGCATCGCCGAGGCGTTTGGCATGGTGGGCGGCTGGAAGATCGGCGCTCCGAACGCAGAAGCAACGCCGTTGTTTGGGCCGATGCCTGCTGCGTGGATTTCGGCTGGTGGATCGATTCTCGATGGCGAACGCTGGCGGTATCGCGGGCTGGAGGCAGAGATTGCCTTCCTCGTTGGCCAGGACCTTCCGCCGCGCGAGACGCCTTACACACGCGAAGAAGTTATGGCTGCCATGGCCTCGTGCCATCCGGCAATTGAAGTGCTCGAAGCAGCGTTCGCCGACCCAACGCAAGCGACTCGGCTTGCAGCCTTTGCCGACTTGCAGATGCATGGCGGCTTTGTATATGGCCCGGCTGTTGAGAACTGGCAGTCCATTGACTGGAATGCAGAAGACGTTGTGCTGACGGTCGATGGTGTTGTTCGCGTGGAGCGTACGGGCTCGAACACCTCGGGCGATCTGGTGAAGCTGCTTCCGTGGCTGGCAAACGAAGGTGCGTACCGCACAGGCGGACTGCGCAAAGGCCAGTGGATTACGACGGGCTCATGGACGGGCAACACGCCTGCAGCAGCAGGGTCGGTTGTCGAAGCCAGCTTTGCCCACGCAGGAAAAGTCGAACTCCGTTTCGCTTAG